The sequence CGCTTCTCAACCTTGTCAACCGTTATTTTTCAGCGTTTTCGATGCTTCCGAAACCGCCGAATCGTTGCCGGCTGACCCGTTCAAGGTGGCGCGCATTTTACGCTGTTTCGCCACCCTGTCAACCGTTATTTTAGGACGCTTTTTGCGTCGCCGCCATCGCGGTTGACCGGACTCCTGAAGGCCGCTGCGTTTCCGCTGTGTGCCTCAGAAGTGGTGCGCATTCTACACGCCACCGGTGACCTGTAAAGCGCTTTTTTCGAATTTTCTTTCGCTCTTTCGGTTATCCGAAACAAGCCGCTCAAGCCGTGTACAGAAACACCCGAAAAAGCCGGTGAACCGATCATTTTTTCAACCATCTCGCCACTATCGCCATTTACGGGAGCACCCTCTTCTTTATGACTGCCAGGCTCCACACCTTTGCGGCAATGAACAGGATAACGAGAAAAGGTGACAGAAGGAGAGGAGCAGAGAAGGATCGTTGTAGCAGGGGGACTAAGCGGGGGATAGGAGAAGGAAACGCTACCCGCCCCTGGCGGATAGCGCTAGAGCCTGGCAGGTCAGACGTCCTCGCCCCCGCCACCAGTAACCGGTTTGGGCTTGCGAGCTTTACGCAACAGCGCCTGCACGGGACCGGATAACCCATAGACCAGAAAGCCGGCAAAGAGAACCGTCCCTGGGTCCAGCGTGATCACCACAAAAATCAGGACGACCACCAGGATTGCGGCAAACGGTACCTTCCCCTTGAGATCAAGGTCCTTGAAACTCCGGTAAAAGATGTTGCTGACCATCAGCACACCAGCGCCGCCAACCACCAGCACGGTCAGCACCTTGATCCAGAACTCCGGCGTCACATCGTGGAAGCACCACACGACACCGGCCACCACCGCCGCCGCCGAAGGGCTCGGCAACCCCACAAAGTACTTCTTGTCGACGGAGCCGATCTGGGTGTTGAACCGAGCAAGACGCAACGCCGCACCCGCCACGTAGATGAAGGTGATCGCCCAACCGAACTGGCCAAAGCCATTCATCAGCCAGAAAAAGGCCACCAGACCGGGCGCAACACCAAACGCCACCATATCCGCCAGGCTGTCGTACTCCTCGCCGAATTTACTCTGGGTGTTGGTCATCCGGGCGACACGACCGTCCAGACCGTCGAGGATCATGGACACAAAGATGGCAATCGCCGCTTTCTCAAACATGCCGTTGGCGGCTGAGACCATGGCAAAGAAGCCGGAGAAAAGGGATGCCGTCGTCAGAAGGTTGGGCAGCAGGTAGATCCCTTTACGGCGCACGCGGGCGCCCTCGACAACCTCTTCCTCAACCACCTCGCCGTCGTGCAGCGCCTCTTCCGTCGAAACCGATTCGGTTTCCTTTCCGCTCTTATCGTTCATTCCACATCTATCCAATTTGAATGCACACGGCATTATAGCCGATCCGGGTGGCCGCTCCGTCAAGTGACGGGCACGCAATTCGACGAATC comes from Marinobacter bohaiensis and encodes:
- the pssA gene encoding CDP-diacylglycerol--serine O-phosphatidyltransferase, whose amino-acid sequence is MNDKSGKETESVSTEEALHDGEVVEEEVVEGARVRRKGIYLLPNLLTTASLFSGFFAMVSAANGMFEKAAIAIFVSMILDGLDGRVARMTNTQSKFGEEYDSLADMVAFGVAPGLVAFFWLMNGFGQFGWAITFIYVAGAALRLARFNTQIGSVDKKYFVGLPSPSAAAVVAGVVWCFHDVTPEFWIKVLTVLVVGGAGVLMVSNIFYRSFKDLDLKGKVPFAAILVVVLIFVVITLDPGTVLFAGFLVYGLSGPVQALLRKARKPKPVTGGGGEDV